The following nucleotide sequence is from Primulina tabacum isolate GXHZ01 chromosome 2, ASM2559414v2, whole genome shotgun sequence.
ATCTCGTATAACCCTATAGTATGATAGTCTTCCTACTGTATGTGAATTGTCGTTAGCATTAGATTGACAAACAGTACCAGCTTCAATTGAAACACCACTATCTTGTGTCGACCTTCCAACATCAATTGTGTGGAACCGAAGTCCATTTACAATATATCCCGTATAAGATGTAACATGCTTTCTTGGACCATGTGATAGCCATTGAATTCGGTCTGAAGAGTTAACATGATCCTGTTTTGATAGCCATTCAGCAAATGTTTTCATATGTTGCTTTTGTAACAATGTTTCATTACTTAAGAAACGATGATCTGTTTGTTTAAGCTCGTCAATGTACAtcctaatttaaataattgaatAAAGATGTtagaatacacaagatatgtaaTAAATCAAGACTAATAGTATGAAACTAACTACAGTCACTGTAAATAAGGTTCAACTTCTGCAGTATTGAACAACACATATCGATGTGCAGCTTGTAACATGTgatcctctaaaatcttttctttccctttaGAAATTGGCCGACCTTCTAATAATCCATCTTCCAAATCATCATTCATATTAGAACGAACACCAATACTAGAAGCATTTTTTATATAAGCACTACAAAATGCCATTCGTTCTTCTGCGAGGTAACACTCAGCTATACAACCTTCTGGTCTTGCCCGGTTCTTCCCTTTTAGTATTTTCATAAATCTAAATCACAAAGCAAAATTCACATGAAAGAAGTGTTGATagcaaaatataaaatttatcaaaaatattttacttaATACCTTTCAAATGGATGCATCCAACGGAATTGGACTTGCCCACACAAGCGAGCCTCTCTTGCTAAATGAATGTTCAAGTGAACCGAGATGGTAAAGAAAGCGGGTGGAAAATACCTTTCCAACATGCATAGAATTTTAGCAATATTCTCCTCGAGTTGCTCTAAACGGTTCCTGTCTAATACTCTTTGACATAATTCATTGTAAAATGCACCCAACAGAAATATAGCATTGCGTGGACCTTTCGGTAGAAGATCTCTCAATGCTACTGATAGCAATTGTTACATCAGAACATGAAAATCATGAGATTTCAGCCCAATAAGCTTACGCTCTTCTACAGAAACACAGTTAACAATATTTGAGCTATATCCATCgggtaaatttattttcttcaaCCTAGAGCAAAATACATCCATTTCTTTTTTAGACATTGTGTACGGGGCAGCGggtaaatgatatttattttctcCTTTTCTTGAGGATGTAATTATTGTCTAATTTTAAAGTGTACCAAATATTTGCGAGCATTCACACCATCTTTGGATTTTTTCTTCAGGTTTAACAATGTGTTTATGATATTTTCGCAGATATTCTTTTCAACATGCATAACATCTAAGTTATGACATAGCATGAGGCCCTAAAGATAACCATAAACAAGTTTCATAGTGTTAGTTCAGAATATTAACAATTTAagaacataaaataaaaaaattgcaaaaGCTAATGAATAGAGTGCAAAATAACTTACACTCCAATatggaaaattgaaaaaaattgacTTTTTCTTCCACCTTTGAACTGGTTTTTCTACCTCTTTTGAACTATCCTGCTTCTTCCTCTTTTTCCTCAAAGTGTTGACAGTCTCACCCTTTTGCTTTTTACCCCAGTCATTTTCAATATCTTTCAATGCATCGATAATTTCTAACTCATTCAAAGGTCTAGGTTTCCCTTTATTCTCTTTTTTTCCATTAAACCACTTCTTTTTCTGACGAAATGGATGATTAGGAGCAAGAAATCTCTTCTGGCCTTAGTATGCAAACTTTCTAATATACTTAAGCCACATAGAACATATGTCTTCACCACATATTAGGCAACCGATTTTCCCTTTTGTGGCACATCCAGCTAGGTTTTCATAAGGTGGAAAATCATTGATTGTCTACATCAAAATAGTCTTCAGATTGAACATTGCCTTGCTAAATGCATCATACGCCTCCACACCGATGTCCCACAACTCCTTCAAATCCTCCACAAGAGGTTCCAAGTATACATCTATATCATTTCCCAGTTGCTTCGGACCTGGAATCAGTAATGTCAGCATAAGATTTTCCTTTGTCATGCACAACAATGGAGGAAGGTTATAATTGACCAAATAACTGGCCAGCAACTATATCTGGAACTAAGGTCACCAAAAGGGTTGAATCCATCTGTTGCAAGACCAAGGTGGAGATTTCTAGGATCTGATGCAAAATCAGGCCACTTATGATCTATTGTATCCCAAGCTACTGAATCAACTGGATGACGCATTATATGATCTTGACTTTTGTGTTTGGAGTGCCAAATCAACTCTTCAGCCTTTTCTTTTGATTTAAACATCCTTTTCAGTCTTGGTATCACTGGAAAATACCGTAGGACCTTTTCAGGAACTCCTTTACAAACTTTGGTGGTGACTTTATCTATCTTCCATTTTGAGGATCCACACTTCGGACACGAGTCCAGATCTTGAAGCTTCTTTCTAAATAGACAACAATCATTTGGGCAAGCACGAATCTTCTCATATCCTAAATCAAATGGTTTCAACAACTTTCTCATCGTGTAAACAGTTTCTGGAAGTGTGCTGTTTTCTGGAAGCATGTACCTAAAATCTTAAAGAGCTCATTGAAACTATTGTCTGTGTGACCATTAGTAGACTTGTAATTGTATAGTGTGACGACTGCCGACAACTTTGTGTAAGATGTACAACCAGGGAAGAGAGGAGTTTCCGCATCTTTTAATAAATCATCAAACTCATAATACTTTCTCTCAGATATAGTGTGTCTAACCTCTTCTTCCGGCAAAAAAACATCCTTATATAAGTGATATGGCTCTCTACTTTCATCCTCTTTCTGAAATCCTCCTGATCTACCTTCAGCTTGAGATTGTGAGTTATAAGTTTCACCATGGAAGACCTAAATAGTGTAAGAAGGATCGAACCCCTTAATAATTAAGTGGTCGTAAACTCGGTCAAATTTCTTATACTTCTTATTTTTACAACGCTTGCAAGGACATTAGATTACTTCACGTGTTTTTGCATAGTTCCTAGCTTgtgctataaatttttttacccCTTCTTCATACTCGGGTACAAGCCTAGATGGCAGATGCATCCATTCCTTATCCATCTCTTgaacaaatattttttcatttgtatgaaataattatgagattttatcaatacacacacatatatacattatgataatttaatttatatgatataattacttAGGTGTCAGATGTTATTTCGCAAACTATAACAATTTCACAGTATAAGGCACCGAAATAATAGTAAATTCAGAGAAACATTAGGTAACTCGTTATAGGAGTTAACATTTGACCAACTTCAACACTGGTCTACGATTGACAAAATAgtactttaatattttttataaattcacattatggtttttatttttttggtaaaaatttTGTGATtagataataaaatatcatttgaatATATTCATGATGTCATGAATTGTCTCACTACATATATTACATGAGTTTTAAACTTTAGTGAGCAATGTTAATTtcatctatatatataattttaatgttCGAGTGATATTTTTCAATAATCACGTTGATTAAGTGATTTATGTCTGCTtagataatttatatatttttgagtCACATATATAAGCTTAATTTCAGTAGTATGGTATTTAAATTTTCAGTTAAATAGTTTAAATGTTCGTTGGCTATAAATAAACAAAGAGATAGATCATTGATACGGGAAGAAAAGACTGCTCATAAGATATTGTATAACTTAGGGAGGATAATCAATATTGTGTCTAGCAAAGGATCAAACTAATGTCATGTGTTCATAAAAAAAGAGTTAAACATGAAATGAGATGCCACTAAGACCaaccaaaaaatagaaaatttggctatgagaaagaaaaaaaatgtatttacaTCATGATGTAATGCAAATGAACCAACTGGGTTTAGGGAAATCTCTTCACAGTTCAAACATTTGATGTATTTAAATCAATACCACATATGAACAAAGAAATAGAACTAGTTAcacaaaattatttacatgaTCACAAGATCAAAAGTAAACGTCGCCAATTTGTTTAACCAATAAATAAATGTCTTTCAATTGAAAATGAATTCAAAACAATGTATTTGATTCTCTTGCGCTCAGCTATCACATTCCAAAGACAAAATAGAATGCCAAAGTATCTAATCATAAAATGCAAAGACATCATTCACACAATCCTAAGCCTGTAAATTTATCGAGATCGATGCTCATTAAATGAACTACTGATAGCTTACGTTTTCTATGTTCCTCAATAAGTTAATTCTAAAAAAGTAAGGTATTGAACTCTCCCGCCGTCCATGCTCAAAATCCTATCATACATCCCTGTTCCGTGAACTGCACTGCATCACTAAAACCCCTAAAAATCACTCCAATAAAGCACTAAACCCGAAACAACATTCCAGTGCCCCCAAttaaacaaacaaaacaaattCAAAAACAACATTCCAGAGCTAAAAATGGCTGGAAATCGCAGGGATAACAGGGAAAACATTAGGGCTTCGACTTCTCAACAACAAACCACTAAATAACAAAAAATCGAGAGACACACTCACCGAAAACGGAGGAAAAACTCGCGCACAGAAAAAGACTGAAACAAGGCCCCCACTCGCGCTAGTTCTTCCAATCTGAGGCAGGGGAGGAGGCGCAAGGTTATGGGAACAAGGTTGCTGGCTACTGTGCTCCAATCTCCGATGGCCAGAAAGCACGCAGCTCTGGTTGGAGTCGGGACGCAGAACACTGACGGGAGAAGGGGAAGGGTTAAGAGATGGGGATTTGGGTTTCACACTCTCTCTCGTATTGTGTTGTGTAATACTAGTATAATTGCAAATGTTATTAACAGTGCACATAaatgcacgctgcggatagtatattatattactatccgcagcgtccttttaatgcacgccgttattgCATAGGTTATTAACAGCACATATAaatgcacgctgcggatagtatataatattaacagcacacataaatgcaCGCTGcgaatattacttttaactgTGTGCAccatatgtgcgctgttaatattgtTGCACTTGACAAAAATAACGGCGTGCTCTAACATACACCTGATGACGTAATTTGGCCATTTGTTGCTTTGTGTCTTGTGGCAATGTGCCATTAATGGGAAAGAAATATAGAAATGAGTGGGCTTCGAACGTACGGACGATAGCCAAAGAAGACTCCTCCAAATTCAATTTGGGTCCCTATACTTTAATAAACTTTTTTTGTCTAGCGACTTTAATAAAATTTTCCTAGGGCCCACTTGAACAAGTTTAGGTCTTGTGATAGCCTTATCTTCGAATTTATCCCAGTACAGAGGTGACCTACACTTTCGACCATACAGggcttcataaggagccatgTCGATAATtctgtgatagctgttattataaGCGAACTCTATCAGAGGTAACTGTTCGCTCTAGTTCCCACTAAAATCCAGAGCACACACTCGCAACATGTCCTCGAGGGTTTAAATTGTCCTTTCTGTTTGGCTATCTGTTTGCGGGTGATAGGACACGCTGAGAGTGAATTTGGTTCTCATGGCTTCttgaaaacttttccaaaattgggatacaaatcttgggtcTCTGTCGGATATATACTTGCCGGAACCCCGTGTAGTCTTACTATGTTGTCCATGTACAGAGTGGCTAGTTCATCTAGGTTGTAGTTCATTCGAACCAGTAAGAAATGTGCagacttggttaatctatcAAAGATTACCCAAATTCCATCATGACTTTGTCTTTATTTTGGTAATCCTACTACGAAGTCCATGGAGATGCGTTCCCATTTCCACTTTGGTATTTCTAATGGTTGCAGAAGTCCTTCAGGTGGTTAATGTTCAGCTTTGACCGGTTGACAGCTTAGGCACCTGGAAACAAAGACAGCTACATCTTTCTT
It contains:
- the LOC142532289 gene encoding uncharacterized protein LOC142532289, encoding MLERYFPPAFFTISVHLNIHLAREARLCGQVQFRWMHPFERFMKILKGKNRARPEGCIAECYLAEERMAFCSAYIKNASSIGVRSNMNDDLEDGLLEGRPISKGKEKILEDHMLQAAHRYVLFNTAEVEPYLQMYIDELKQTDHRFLSNETLLQKQHMKTFAEWLSKQDHVNSSDRIQWLSHGPRKHVTSYTGYIVNGLRFHTIDVGRSTQDSGVSIEAGTVCQSNANDNSHTVGRLSYYRVIRDIVLLDYYSFKVPVFRCDWANPGSGFKIEDGFTLVNLHQGLKTFESDPFILASKAKKVFYSRDNDETNWYVLLKVPPRGIHNMNVLEEDAYTSSTPLDVSLLEVNINEKEPYSRNECEGIDVTET